From the Desulfobulbaceae bacterium genome, the window AGACACCCAAAAAGACAAGTTTCTCACCTTTCATCTGGCTGGAGAAGACTACGGGATTGCAATTGCCCATGTCACCGAAATCATCGGCATTCAAAAGATCACTGAAGTCCCGGACATGCCGGATTTCGTAATAGGAGTGATCAATTTGCGCGGCAATGTTATTCCGGTGATGGATGTCCGTCTACGATTCGGGTTGGCGGAAAGAAAGTACGATGAACGGACCTGCATAATTGTGGTTGAAATTAACGGTACATCTGTCGGCCTTGTTGTTGATCAGGTGAACGAGGTCGTCGACATCCCTGAGGATCAAGTGGAACCAGCACCAAAAACCGGTAAATCATCAGCTAGCAGTTTCATTGCCGGAATGGGTAAAATGGGTGACGATGTAAAAATTCTACTCAAGGTCGACAAGCTGATTTTTAATACTCCCGACCAGGTAAGCGAAGAGACCTAACACTGAAGATATTAAATTCAACCAACTCTTTTACACTGCACTTTTCATACACCTTTTAAGGAGGAGTTATCATGAAAATTTTTGGAAAACTTACAGGATCGTTTGCAATTGTTGCTGCAATCTGCGCAGTTGTCGGCACAGTCGGCTGGATGGGAATCAACTCCACCGAAAAGGGGCTTATTGAGATCGCAGAAGTCCGTCTACCTTCTATTCATGGTCTCGGCTTAATGATGGAATCGATGAATGCCATCAAGTCTGCCGAACGTACCATGATCATCTCAGCACTTTCAGCAAAAGAACGGGCGCATGAAGTAGACAATTTAGATGAACGCTGGGCAGAGTTCCAAAAAGGCTTTGATATCTACGCCCCACTCCCGCAGGTTCCAGAGGAAGCAAAAATTTGGGACAAATATCTTCCAGCCCTCGAAACATGGAAAAAAGAGCATCAAAAGCTGGTGGAACAAGTAACAAAAGTGAAACTTGACGATGTCGAATCGCTGGAAGCCGTTCTGGTACAGAGACAGCTCGACCATATCAAATGGGTTTACGCCCTGGGCGTTGCCGTTGATCGAAAAACCCATTTTGACGGACAGCTTGACCCCAAACTGTGCGGATTCGGCAAATGGCAGTCGACCTTCTCTTCTGGCGATGTCGCTTTTAACAAGATCGTCGAGCGCTTCTCAGCACCCCACGAAAAACTCCATGCCTTTGGCGGCAAACTCAATGCCTTAATTGACCAGAAAAATTACGACGCAACCATGACCATGTTTGACCAGGAAGTTACGCCCGCCCTGGCCGATATCGAGGCGCTTTTCGAAGAGGCCCTGGCAGATGTAAGAGCTGACATCGTCTCTCTTGATGCCGCCAAAGATATTGGCTTCGGTTCAGAACAGGCAGCATTTAGTGAAAACATGAAATACCTGGATGCCATTATCGAAATTAATGAAAAAACTTCCGAAGAGGTCAGCCACGCTGCCATAGCCACAGCAGAGCGCAGCAAAATTACAGCAATCATCGCAGTTGCCCTTGGCTCGATTCTAGCGCTGGCCTTTGGTTTTTTTCTATCCAAAAGTATCTCCGGCCCCTTGAGAAAATCCGTTACGATGCTTGAAGAGATGGAGAAGGGCCACCTTAACGATCGCCTCAACATGAAGCGCAGCGATGAGATTGGCCAGATGGCAACCACAATGGATCAATTTGCCGACAGCCTTCAAGGTGAAACCGTAAAAGCCCTGATTATGCTTGCCAATGCAGACCTGACCTTTAATGCAAAGCCAAAAGACCAGCAGGATGAAATTGGTACTGCCTTAAAAAAAGCCGGCGATGATTTAAACAGCGTTGTGATTCAAATACTTGCCGCCTCAGAGCAAATTGCCAGTGGTGCAAACCAGGTTGCCGATTCAAGCCAAGCCCTCTCGCAGGGTGCCACAGAATCCGCTGCTTCACTTGAACAGATTACCAGTTCCATGACCGAACTTGCCTCACAAACCACCACTAATGCAGAAAACGCCAACCAGGCTAACCAGTTGGCACAACAGGCCAGAAAGGATGCTGAGCGTGGGGATACCCATATGGATGAATTAGTCTCTGCCATGGCTGAGATTAATGCCTCCGGCCAAAATATCTCAAAAATAATTAAGGTTATTGACGAGATAGCCTTTCAAACGAACTTACTGGCCTTAAACGCCGCCGTTGAAGCTGCGCGGGCGGGACGACACGGCAAAGGCTTTGCGGTGGTTGCCGAAGAGGTTCGTAATCTTGCCGCCAGAAGCGCCAAAGCTGCTCGTGAAACCTCGGAACTGATCGAAGGATCAGTCGAAAAGGCTAAAAATGGCTCTTCAATTGCCGATCAAACAGCCACTGCCTTAAAAGAGATTGTCAGCGGTGCCACTAAGGTCACTGATTTAGTAGGCGAAATTGCCGCAGCATCCAATGAGCAGGCCAACGGCATTTCCCAGATCAATCAGGGACTTAGCCAAATCGACCAGGTGACGCAGCAAAATACGGCCTCAGCCGAACAGGGTGCAGCAGCAGCCGAAGAACTTTCCAGTCAGGCCGTTCATCTTAAGACCATGCTTTCACGATTTAAAGTGCGTGGCGGAAGACAATCAACCAACGCCCAGCCAAAATTACCCCACAGTTCACTTGGAAAAGATGACAAACAAAGCGGTTGGGGCCAAGAACAGTTCACTTCAAATCCCAAACCAAGTGAGATTATCGCCCTTGATGATGGGGAGTTTGGTAAGTTTTAACACATTGATGAACACTACTGTTCAGATATTGGAACTACAGTAATGATGGAATCCACAGCAGTACGAGCTCGGCCTCCTGAAAACTCAGGTGAGTACGCGTCGCCAACGATGATGACGATCAGTAACAGCGAGTTCAACCAGCTTCGTGAATTCGTTTACGACAAGTTCGGCATAAATCTTACAGAACAGAAACGTTCACTCGTTGTGGGCCGACTGCAAAAATATATTCAGAGCATAGGCCACAGTTCATTTGACAGTTACTTTAGCTACTTAACCGCCGATAAATCATTTAAAGCCCACGATGAACTGATCAACAGAATATCGACAAATTTTTCATATTTCTACAGGGAAAACGCCCATTTTGACTTTTTTACAACGAAGGCCTTGCCGGAATTAATCAGATCCCTTAAGTTGAAAAACTCAAAAGACATTCGAATCTGGACCGCAGGGTGCTCAACCGGGGAAGAGCCGTATATGTTACTCATGTTGATGATGGAATATCTTGGTATTGACTACCCAAACTGGAATGCTGGGCTTTTGGCCACCGATATTTCAAACAATGTTCTAACCTTTGCCAGGCAGGCTCTATACCCTGCAGACCGGACAACAAAAGTGCCTAAAAATATCTTGTCTAAATACTTCACAAAAAGGCCTGACAATATGATGGCTGTTAGTGAAAAAGTTAAAAAAGAGCTCACCCTGCGTCGGTTTAATCTTATGAATACCGTGTTTCCATTTAAGGAGCCTTTTCATATGATTTTTTGTCGCAATGTAATGATTTATTTTGACAAGCCAACCCGAGACACACTGGTAGCAAAATACCACAAGGCTCTAGCTCCTGGAGGGTATTTATTTATAGGTCATTCTGAGACAATAGGCCGCGAACAAAGCATTTTCAAATATATCATGCCTGCCTGTTACCAAAAGATATAGTCCACTATGCCGGCAAAAATAATACGCGTTCTCGTCATCGACGATTCAACTCTCGTTAGAAACATACT encodes:
- a CDS encoding purine-binding chemotaxis protein CheW — encoded protein: MANTEDLDLDDDLYDDDEDTQKDKFLTFHLAGEDYGIAIAHVTEIIGIQKITEVPDMPDFVIGVINLRGNVIPVMDVRLRFGLAERKYDERTCIIVVEINGTSVGLVVDQVNEVVDIPEDQVEPAPKTGKSSASSFIAGMGKMGDDVKILLKVDKLIFNTPDQVSEET
- a CDS encoding protein-glutamate O-methyltransferase CheR, with protein sequence MESTAVRARPPENSGEYASPTMMTISNSEFNQLREFVYDKFGINLTEQKRSLVVGRLQKYIQSIGHSSFDSYFSYLTADKSFKAHDELINRISTNFSYFYRENAHFDFFTTKALPELIRSLKLKNSKDIRIWTAGCSTGEEPYMLLMLMMEYLGIDYPNWNAGLLATDISNNVLTFARQALYPADRTTKVPKNILSKYFTKRPDNMMAVSEKVKKELTLRRFNLMNTVFPFKEPFHMIFCRNVMIYFDKPTRDTLVAKYHKALAPGGYLFIGHSETIGREQSIFKYIMPACYQKI
- a CDS encoding MCP four helix bundle domain-containing protein, yielding MKIFGKLTGSFAIVAAICAVVGTVGWMGINSTEKGLIEIAEVRLPSIHGLGLMMESMNAIKSAERTMIISALSAKERAHEVDNLDERWAEFQKGFDIYAPLPQVPEEAKIWDKYLPALETWKKEHQKLVEQVTKVKLDDVESLEAVLVQRQLDHIKWVYALGVAVDRKTHFDGQLDPKLCGFGKWQSTFSSGDVAFNKIVERFSAPHEKLHAFGGKLNALIDQKNYDATMTMFDQEVTPALADIEALFEEALADVRADIVSLDAAKDIGFGSEQAAFSENMKYLDAIIEINEKTSEEVSHAAIATAERSKITAIIAVALGSILALAFGFFLSKSISGPLRKSVTMLEEMEKGHLNDRLNMKRSDEIGQMATTMDQFADSLQGETVKALIMLANADLTFNAKPKDQQDEIGTALKKAGDDLNSVVIQILAASEQIASGANQVADSSQALSQGATESAASLEQITSSMTELASQTTTNAENANQANQLAQQARKDAERGDTHMDELVSAMAEINASGQNISKIIKVIDEIAFQTNLLALNAAVEAARAGRHGKGFAVVAEEVRNLAARSAKAARETSELIEGSVEKAKNGSSIADQTATALKEIVSGATKVTDLVGEIAAASNEQANGISQINQGLSQIDQVTQQNTASAEQGAAAAEELSSQAVHLKTMLSRFKVRGGRQSTNAQPKLPHSSLGKDDKQSGWGQEQFTSNPKPSEIIALDDGEFGKF